From a single Gimesia fumaroli genomic region:
- a CDS encoding pyridoxamine 5'-phosphate oxidase family protein yields the protein MEYQEPGFGSEGERELQKRYGTEKRANSFYDRQMIDYLNPRMQEYIREQELLFIATSDSKGECDSSFRAGSPGFVRILNEKQLAYPEYRGNGVLASLGNISENPHIGLMFLDFFKATIGLHINGKASIVENEEFLQSDNTPQEIKDDIFTDDGKKPERWVMVEVEEAYIHCSKHIPLLAKQNKKIAWGTDDMKLKGGNFFGVTSNVNSRKESGD from the coding sequence ATGGAATATCAAGAACCCGGTTTCGGCTCAGAGGGTGAGCGGGAACTTCAGAAGCGTTACGGTACGGAAAAGCGTGCTAACAGTTTCTACGATCGGCAGATGATCGACTATCTGAACCCTCGGATGCAGGAATATATCCGGGAACAGGAACTGCTGTTTATCGCCACCTCCGATTCAAAAGGCGAATGCGATAGCTCATTTCGCGCCGGCAGCCCCGGCTTTGTGCGTATTCTGAATGAGAAACAACTTGCCTACCCCGAATACCGAGGCAACGGCGTACTCGCCTCTCTCGGTAACATTTCAGAAAACCCACACATCGGTTTGATGTTTCTCGATTTCTTCAAAGCCACCATTGGCTTGCACATCAATGGGAAAGCATCCATCGTCGAAAACGAGGAATTCCTGCAGTCGGATAACACCCCACAAGAAATTAAAGACGACATCTTTACCGATGATGGGAAAAAGCCTGAACGCTGGGTAATGGTGGAAGTGGAAGAGGCTTATATCCACTGCTCAAAGCACATTCCCCTGTTGGCCAAACAGAATAAAAAGATTGCCTGGGGCACAGATGATATGAAATTAAAAGGGGGTAACTTTTTTGGAGTCACATCAAATGTGAACTCCAGGAAAGAATCCGGGGACTGA
- the xseA gene encoding exodeoxyribonuclease VII large subunit, whose product MSSLEPEILSVTETTRQIKNLVEANFPYAWVIGEISNCTIASSGHVYLTLKDDSAQLRAVIWKRTASRLKFQLEDGMEVVAAGPVEVYQARGTYQLNIEQLLPQGVGALELAFRQMQEKLAAEGLFNPEHKRPISQFPRKIALVTSPTSAAVRDMLQVITRRWKAVDLVIVPVAVQGEGAAEKIAAGIEIAARIPGVDTIITGRGGGSLEDLWAFNEEVVARAIFDCPIPIISAVGHEIDISISDLVADRRALTPSEAAELAVPLQSDVLATLTHWKGQLVSNLKQRARQVRLQLDALAARPALTRPLDLIHNRATQLDELDRRLKRSTRELLSRYQSETKHLSSALDALSPLKVLSRGYSITRVETGKQETEIVKSIQQINPGDILQTHVPDGTITSQVQETEPESKTSK is encoded by the coding sequence ATGTCATCTCTGGAACCCGAAATCCTGTCTGTCACGGAAACCACGCGTCAGATTAAAAACCTGGTCGAAGCCAATTTTCCGTATGCCTGGGTCATCGGCGAAATTTCGAACTGCACAATCGCCAGTTCGGGGCACGTCTATCTGACGTTGAAAGATGATTCCGCCCAGCTCCGCGCCGTGATCTGGAAACGAACGGCTTCACGGCTGAAGTTTCAACTCGAAGACGGCATGGAAGTCGTCGCAGCAGGGCCAGTCGAAGTCTACCAGGCACGCGGCACCTACCAGTTGAACATCGAACAACTCCTGCCACAGGGAGTCGGCGCGCTCGAACTGGCGTTTCGCCAAATGCAGGAAAAACTGGCCGCAGAAGGGCTGTTCAACCCCGAACACAAACGCCCCATTTCTCAATTTCCCCGTAAGATCGCGCTGGTCACCAGCCCGACCAGTGCCGCCGTCCGTGATATGCTGCAAGTCATCACACGCCGCTGGAAGGCCGTCGACCTGGTCATCGTCCCTGTCGCCGTACAAGGAGAAGGCGCAGCAGAAAAAATCGCCGCCGGAATTGAAATCGCGGCCCGAATTCCTGGCGTGGATACCATTATCACCGGACGTGGTGGCGGCAGTCTGGAAGATCTCTGGGCGTTTAATGAAGAAGTCGTCGCCCGCGCAATTTTTGATTGCCCGATCCCCATCATCAGTGCTGTCGGCCACGAAATTGATATCAGCATCTCTGATCTTGTCGCAGACCGTCGTGCGCTCACTCCCAGTGAAGCGGCTGAACTGGCAGTTCCCCTGCAGTCGGACGTACTGGCAACATTGACTCACTGGAAAGGCCAGTTAGTCTCAAACTTAAAACAGCGTGCCCGGCAGGTTCGCCTGCAACTGGATGCACTGGCAGCCCGACCGGCACTGACACGACCATTGGATCTGATTCACAATCGCGCTACACAACTGGACGAACTGGACCGCAGACTGAAACGCAGCACACGCGAACTCCTCTCACGATATCAATCGGAAACAAAACATCTTTCATCCGCACTGGATGCACTCAGCCCTCTGAAGGTATTAAGTCGCGGATATAGCATCACACGCGTCGAAACCGGAAAACAAGAAACTGAAATCGTCAAATCGATTCAACAGATCAACCCCGGTGATATTCTGCAAACGCATGTGCCTGATGGTACCATCACCAGCCAGGTTCAGGAAACAGAACCGGAATCAAAGACAAGCAAGTAA
- a CDS encoding exodeoxyribonuclease VII small subunit translates to MAKKKTAKSETPLFEDSLAELQEIVNTLEEGTAGLDESMEQFERGIKLLRSCYQSLESAEQKIEILTRVDAEGNPVLEDFDATASIETKGPSKTGRRKSSSKKNEDEDNNDRTLF, encoded by the coding sequence ATGGCAAAGAAAAAAACAGCAAAATCGGAAACACCTCTGTTTGAGGACTCACTGGCAGAATTGCAGGAGATCGTTAATACCCTCGAAGAAGGGACAGCCGGTCTTGACGAATCAATGGAACAGTTCGAGCGGGGCATCAAACTGTTAAGATCCTGCTATCAGTCTCTCGAATCAGCCGAACAGAAAATCGAAATCCTGACCCGTGTAGACGCGGAGGGAAACCCGGTCCTGGAAGACTTTGACGCGACCGCTTCCATTGAAACCAAAGGTCCTTCCAAAACCGGACGGCGTAAAAGCAGTTCAAAAAAGAATGAAGATGAAGACAACAATGATCGGACGCTGTTTTAA
- a CDS encoding sugar phosphate isomerase/epimerase family protein: MLRPKLAVATRSFGLPIKRAIKTAAQIGARGVQLDVQNEITPSSFGASGDRQFRKLLEEYNLAIASLRLPARHALTEPEFIDQRVSQIKAALEFAWRLRVPILIIHPGQIQTEEGGNFLLVCEVLNDLVRFASHIGTDLCIACETNSASTIRELVSKVDAGFIGIDFDTADMVFSHQNQETAIRELHTWIKSYRLRDAIREMDRGGSEAPIGQGMVMWDQFLPLVMETGYQGWLAVDRTQGDQRLEDCQRGISYLNSLLP, translated from the coding sequence ATGTTACGACCTAAACTCGCTGTCGCCACCCGTAGCTTTGGATTGCCGATCAAACGAGCAATCAAAACAGCCGCCCAGATCGGAGCGCGCGGGGTACAGCTGGATGTACAAAATGAAATTACCCCCTCTTCATTCGGTGCGTCCGGCGATCGCCAGTTCCGCAAACTTTTGGAAGAATACAATCTTGCGATTGCTTCCCTGCGACTCCCCGCCCGCCATGCGTTAACCGAGCCTGAATTTATCGACCAGAGAGTCTCACAAATTAAAGCAGCTCTTGAGTTCGCCTGGCGATTGCGAGTGCCGATACTGATTATTCATCCGGGACAGATTCAGACCGAGGAGGGAGGAAATTTCCTTCTCGTCTGTGAGGTCCTGAATGACCTGGTGCGATTTGCTTCACACATCGGAACAGACCTGTGTATCGCCTGTGAAACCAATTCGGCATCGACAATTCGCGAATTAGTTTCAAAGGTTGATGCGGGATTTATCGGGATTGATTTTGATACTGCGGACATGGTGTTCAGTCACCAGAACCAGGAAACAGCCATTCGCGAACTTCATACGTGGATCAAGTCCTATCGATTGCGGGATGCCATTCGAGAAATGGACCGAGGTGGCTCGGAAGCTCCGATCGGGCAAGGCATGGTCATGTGGGACCAGTTTCTTCCGCTTGTAATGGAAACCGGCTATCAAGGCTGGCTTGCCGTCGATCGTACACAAGGTGATCAGCGACTCGAAGATTGCCAGCGGGGCATCTCATATCTGAATTCACTGCTCCCCTGA
- the scpB gene encoding SMC-Scp complex subunit ScpB has translation MLSSPSPLNCQQRTSFGIRHSSFSLSQSDAFRWNFLTRLQQGDQLQFASDQEVNTRRSLKMAKVEAVLFVAETALSTRKIAQLATLANAAEAKEMIDQINHALTATNSAFQIKRVATGYQMMTQPQFSFWLNKLHQRQAALKLSSPAMETLAIVVYRQPITRADIESIRGVQSAEMLKQLMERGLVRIGGKDDSLGRPFLYESTRKFLEIFGLKNLDDLPMGDTLRIRPEQKKQAEKTESETEVEAVTPEDEIALESDSVKEASADTPKETDDTENEDLSAA, from the coding sequence ATGCTTTCCAGTCCTTCCCCTTTGAACTGCCAGCAAAGAACTTCCTTTGGCATCCGACACTCTTCTTTCTCCCTCTCACAGTCGGACGCATTCCGCTGGAATTTCCTGACGCGTCTGCAGCAGGGAGATCAATTGCAATTTGCCTCCGATCAGGAAGTCAACACCAGACGCAGCCTGAAAATGGCGAAAGTGGAAGCAGTATTGTTTGTCGCTGAAACGGCACTCTCCACACGAAAAATTGCTCAATTGGCAACATTGGCGAATGCGGCCGAGGCAAAGGAAATGATTGATCAGATTAATCATGCCCTGACTGCAACCAACTCGGCATTTCAAATCAAACGTGTCGCCACCGGTTATCAGATGATGACACAACCACAGTTTTCATTCTGGTTGAACAAACTTCACCAGAGGCAGGCAGCACTCAAACTCTCTTCCCCGGCAATGGAAACATTGGCCATTGTGGTTTATCGTCAACCAATCACCCGGGCCGACATCGAATCGATCCGCGGTGTCCAGAGCGCTGAAATGCTCAAACAGCTAATGGAACGTGGCCTGGTCAGAATTGGGGGCAAAGATGACTCACTGGGACGTCCATTTCTCTACGAATCGACACGAAAATTCCTGGAGATTTTCGGCCTGAAAAATCTGGACGACTTACCCATGGGGGATACGCTGCGCATTCGACCCGAACAGAAAAAACAAGCTGAGAAGACTGAATCAGAAACCGAAGTGGAAGCAGTAACTCCAGAAGATGAAATTGCATTGGAATCAGATTCCGTGAAAGAAGCGTCTGCTGACACCCCCAAAGAGACTGACGACACGGAAAATGAAGATCTCAGCGCCGCCTGA
- a CDS encoding prolyl oligopeptidase family serine peptidase, which produces MKRLFCFPILVALIVGLSLCSNPSQIQAQEPAPEDRAKLEQQLQELQKQIKDLKQNPKIKKSLLADVEVYAKAAEWILRHNEFYKPQYVKDTFQILETGQKRAQQLQVGKPEWTQQTGTVIFGYYSKIDGSVQPYALTFPADFKEKSSHRWPLHVELHGRGGKRNEVFFITRPNGRGPRKDHDWLHLDPFGRTDNGWRWSGDVDVHEAIDDVKKRHLIDKKRITLRGFSMGGAGAWHLGLHYPSLWCGVGPGAGFVDFYQYQNYKEKLPHYQHKTLRIYDSIDYALNAADVPVVTYGGGKDKQLVSSTRMVEKAKDRDIEIPLYISPEAAHQSRMPAYQDFLADLLEYSKQGRPAWPGRKQIRFITYTPKFNECEWLTIEELDEMYEPTIVEGGIDDESGNLQLTTENVAALSLARNIAAKVELDGTLLPLESAANGLLPQVYYVKSNSGWDVLKYEDSKTFIENPNLRKRHNLQGPIDDAFTLPFVCVTGTGTPWQPELNSWSKSVLTLFEKEFDKWLRAKVPVINDTQVTDKIIADKNLILFGDPGSNALIAKVVEDLPIEWTKDQITVNGKSYDTKNHGIALIYPNPLNPARYVVINSGHTMHEKDFRASNSWLFPKLGDIAVIQFKQSKDGTSDNETVWAELFDSNWKLP; this is translated from the coding sequence ATGAAGCGCCTCTTCTGTTTCCCGATTCTTGTTGCTCTGATCGTTGGCCTTTCACTCTGTTCGAATCCTTCACAGATACAGGCACAGGAGCCTGCTCCAGAAGATCGCGCCAAACTGGAACAGCAGCTTCAGGAACTGCAGAAACAAATCAAGGACCTCAAGCAGAATCCCAAAATCAAAAAGTCGCTTCTGGCAGATGTCGAAGTTTATGCAAAGGCCGCCGAATGGATTTTGCGACATAACGAATTTTACAAACCGCAGTATGTCAAAGATACATTTCAGATTCTGGAAACGGGGCAAAAACGAGCACAGCAACTGCAAGTCGGCAAACCGGAATGGACACAGCAAACCGGAACGGTCATCTTCGGTTACTACTCTAAAATTGATGGCTCGGTGCAACCTTATGCGCTCACCTTCCCGGCTGACTTTAAAGAAAAGTCCAGCCATCGCTGGCCACTCCATGTAGAACTGCATGGCCGAGGCGGCAAACGCAATGAAGTCTTTTTTATCACACGTCCGAATGGCAGAGGACCTCGCAAAGATCACGACTGGTTGCACCTGGATCCCTTCGGCCGTACCGATAATGGCTGGCGATGGAGCGGCGACGTCGACGTGCATGAAGCCATTGATGATGTCAAGAAACGTCACCTGATCGACAAGAAACGAATTACACTTCGCGGCTTCTCCATGGGAGGCGCAGGCGCCTGGCATCTGGGACTGCATTACCCTTCGCTCTGGTGCGGCGTCGGCCCCGGTGCCGGATTTGTCGACTTTTATCAGTATCAAAACTACAAAGAAAAACTGCCGCACTATCAGCACAAAACACTGCGTATCTATGATTCGATCGACTATGCCCTGAATGCCGCCGATGTCCCTGTTGTGACCTATGGGGGCGGCAAAGACAAACAGCTCGTCTCCAGCACACGCATGGTTGAGAAAGCCAAAGACCGGGATATCGAAATCCCGCTGTATATCAGCCCGGAGGCAGCGCATCAATCACGCATGCCCGCTTATCAGGATTTTCTCGCTGACCTGCTGGAGTATTCAAAACAGGGACGTCCGGCCTGGCCCGGAAGAAAACAGATCCGCTTTATCACGTATACCCCCAAGTTCAATGAGTGCGAATGGCTGACGATTGAAGAACTCGATGAAATGTATGAACCCACAATCGTCGAAGGGGGAATTGACGACGAATCAGGCAATCTACAACTCACCACAGAAAATGTTGCTGCTCTGTCTCTGGCACGCAATATTGCTGCCAAAGTGGAACTGGATGGTACACTGCTTCCACTAGAGTCGGCCGCCAATGGGCTATTGCCCCAGGTTTATTACGTGAAAAGCAACAGCGGCTGGGATGTTCTGAAGTATGAAGACTCGAAAACCTTCATCGAAAATCCGAACCTGCGAAAACGACACAACCTGCAAGGACCAATTGATGACGCGTTTACGCTCCCCTTTGTGTGCGTCACAGGCACGGGCACTCCCTGGCAACCTGAACTCAATTCCTGGTCAAAATCAGTACTGACATTGTTTGAAAAAGAATTCGACAAATGGCTGAGAGCGAAAGTTCCTGTTATCAATGACACGCAAGTCACCGACAAAATCATTGCTGACAAAAACCTGATCCTGTTCGGCGACCCCGGATCGAATGCCTTGATCGCCAAAGTCGTTGAAGACCTTCCCATCGAATGGACCAAAGACCAGATTACCGTCAACGGAAAAAGCTACGATACAAAAAATCATGGCATCGCTCTGATCTATCCGAATCCGTTGAACCCTGCTCGTTATGTAGTGATCAACTCCGGACATACGATGCATGAAAAAGATTTCCGGGCCTCCAATTCCTGGCTCTTCCCCAAACTGGGAGACATCGCCGTAATTCAGTTCAAGCAATCGAAAGATGGCACTTCTGATAATGAAACTGTCTGGGCAGAGCTCTTTGACAGTAACTGGAAATTGCCATAA